Proteins encoded within one genomic window of Humulus lupulus chromosome 1, drHumLupu1.1, whole genome shotgun sequence:
- the LOC133828456 gene encoding uncharacterized protein LOC133828456: MMKEVLMKFSEGKSSYQLDVADLAMRRDDKTSFTDWIIQDPKPREFFIPTLPAFNGISDPLNHFFPFQQKISCEVNNEAIHCKVFSTTFIEPELLWFRQQQPCSINSFRDFRKQFLKKYSVNREAPKTMGDFYCIEQGEKEHPKVYLKRFIDLVHQIHNVDTIIAANLFVKSLQVDTLLYENLTMTPPYDVNDIQVRAEGVFCVLEVWEQAQKKLTLISIPATNNPPLPS, encoded by the coding sequence ATGATGAAGGAAGTCCTGATGAAATTTTCGGAAGGAAAGTCATCTTACCAACTTGATGTTGCAGATCTTGCCATGAGAAGGGATGACAAGACTTCGTTCACTGACTGGATCATACAAGATCCAAAACCCAGAGAATTTTTCATCCCAACACTACCCGCCTTCAATGGGATAAGTGATCCCCTAAATCATTTCTTCCCATTTCAACAAAAAATTTCCTGTGAAGTCAATAATGAGGCTATTCACTGCAAAGTCTTCTCCACTACTTTCATCGAACCCGAACTTCTATGGTTCAGGCAACAACAACCCTGTTCTATCAACAGCTTTAGAGACTTTCGAAAGCAATTCTTGAAAAAATACAGTGTGAATCGAGAAGCACCCAAAACTATGGGAGACTTCTACTGCATTGAGCAAGGTGAGAAAGAACACCCAAAAGTGTATCTTAAACGTTTCATCGATTTGGTCCACCAAATCCATAACGTTGATACTATCATCGCTGCCAACCTATTTGTCAAAAGCTTGCAAGTAGATACACTATTGTACGAGAATCTTACTATGACCCCACCATATGACGTCAATGACATACAAGTTAGAGCAGAAGGGGTTTTCTGCGTTCTGGAAGTGTGGGAACAAGCGCAGAAGAAGCTCACCCTGATTTCCATTCCAGCCACCAATAACCCACCTCTGCCATCATAA
- the LOC133803024 gene encoding trihelix transcription factor DF1-like, translating to MLENSTLPENLSATTPENGEVGDSGGLAPVGHGEEERMRAEDGERSWLGNRWPRQETLALLEIRSDMDANFRDSSIKAPLWEEVSRKMREHGFNRSAKKCKEKFENIYKYHKRTRDGRSGKSNGKAYRFFEQLEALDHHSFDHPFPPSGDKVNAFLDEAKTTAAATRTSPTDVVINAIPCSIHKPASNLDDSSPSNTTSSSQESRGMRKQKRRLTEFFERLMKEVTDSQEKLQRKFIETLEKCEQDRLAREEMWKKQELERIKRESDLLVQERSIAAAKDAAVLAFLKKFSEQTEPFQFPEYPIMDVDKQEKNHSGNDEQTCLDNQEKLNYNRKFVQVSSSRWPKDEVDALIRLRTNLDTQYQDNGPKGPLWEDISAAMKKLGYNRSSKRCKEKWENINKYFKRVKDSNKRRVEDSKTCPYFHQLDALYNKKTKKVDDSENTGYDLRPEELLMHMMGGQEQQQQPETVTENGESENLSHNHEGDDEIVDKDEYKDTTDPSSMEIMG from the exons ATGCTGGAAAATTCAACTTTGCCGGAAAATCTAAGTGCCACCACCCCGGAAAATGGGGAGGTTGGTGACTCAGGTGGGCTGGCACCAGTTGGGCATGGAGAGGAAGAGAGGATGCGAGCTGAAGATGGTGAACGGAGCTGGTTAGGTAACCGGTGGCCTCGGCAAGAGACGTTGGCTTTGTTGGAGATAAGGTCTGATATGGATGCTAATTTCAGAGACTCCAGCATCAAAGCTCCTCTTTGGGAAGAGGTTTCCAG GAAAATGAGGGAGCATGGATTCAATCGAAGTGCCAAGAAATGTAAGGAGAAGTTTGAGAACATTTATAAGTACCATAAAAGAACAAGAGATGGTCGGTCTGGGAAATCCAATGGAAAGGCTTATCGGTTTTTTGAGCAATTAGAGGCTTTAGATCACCACTCATTTGATCATCCTTTTCCTCCTTCCGGGGACAAAGTTAACGCTTTCTTAGATGAAGCAAAAACAACAGCGGCGGCAACGAGGACGAGTCCAACAGATGTTGTTATCAATGCTATCCCTTGTTCTATTCATAAGCCAGCTTCAAATTTAGATGACAGTTCGCCTTCTAACACTACGTCTTCCAGCCAGGAATCTAGAGGTATGCGTAAGCAGAAGAGGAGACTCACTGAGTTTTTCGAGAGGCTGATGAAAGAAGTGACAGATAGCCAAGAGAAGTTACAAAGGAAGTTCATTGAAACATTAGAGAAATGTGAGCAAGATCGTTTAGCAAGGGAAGAGATGTGGAAGAAGCAAGAATTGGAGAGGATCAAACGAGAAAGTGATTTGCTAGTTCAGGAAAGGTCTATAGCAGCTGCAAAGGATGCAGCTGTGCTTGCATTTTTGAAGAAGTTTTCAGAACAAACTGAACCATTTCAATTTCCTGAGTACCCAATTATGGATGTGGATAAGCAGGAAAAGAATCATAGTGGAAATGATGAGCAGACTTGTTTGGACAATCAAGAAAAGCTTAATTATAACAGGAAGTTTGTGCAGGTGAGTTCATCTCGGTGGCCCAAAGATGAAGTTGATGCTTTGATTAGGCTGAGGACTAATCTCGATACACAGTATCAAGATAATGGACCTAAAGGACCTCTGTGGGAGGATATTTCGGCAGCCATGAAAAAGCTTGGCTACAACCGGAGTTCAAAGAGGTGTAAAGAGAAATGGGAAAACATAAACAAATACTTCAAGAGGGTGAAAGACAGCAATAAGAGAAGGGTTGAAGATTCAAAGACATGTCCTTATTTCCACCAACTCGATGCTTTATACAATAAGAAGACTAAAAAAGTCGATGATTCAGAGAATACTGGGTATGATTTGAGACCTGAGGAGCTCCTAATGCATATGATGGGTGGACAGGAACAGCAACAACAGCCTGAAACTGTTACTGAGAATGGTGAAAGTGAGAATCTCAGTCATAATCATGAGGGAGACGATGAAATAGTAGACAAAGATGAATATAAAGATACAACTGATCCTTCTTCCATGGAAATTATGGGTTAG